A genomic stretch from Pomacea canaliculata isolate SZHN2017 linkage group LG2, ASM307304v1, whole genome shotgun sequence includes:
- the LOC112556544 gene encoding uncharacterized protein LOC112556544 gives MALQLSNDDISVMEDEGQCGKCDEVFPFVNILRCRQFPRITQDDLPLCSKCHQRLHPTCRMGQSVLRPPHFVCSLCQLHRGTVICAMCTLDDEPTDEILEGVLMCTACSDSIHSLKQYHSDHFYPVAGQQLIPVMGAVRWENPSYHLSNITRQEGGPASHKCSQPTLASHHHTASARHVHTRKIEVERRREEFPCHKKLLMNNRHCHKDFDTQTADKHDDKISNEQWAKYYNP, from the exons ATGGCCTTACAGTTAAGTAACGACGATATCTCAGTCATGGAAGACGAAGGCCAGTGCGGAAAATGCGATGAAGTTTTCCCGTTTGTGAACATTCTTCGCTGCAGACAGTTTCCTCGCATTACTCAAG atgatttACCGCTTTGTTCCAAGTGTCACCAACGTCTCCATCCTACATGCAGAATGGGGCAATCAGTTTTGCGCCCCCCACATTTCGTTTGCTCGTTGTGCCAGCTACACCGGGGTACAGTCATCTGTGCCATGTGCACATTAGATGACGAGCCTACAG ATGAAATTCTTGAAGGGGTATTGATGTGCACAGCCTGCAGCGACTCCATCCACAGCCTGAAACAGTACCACAGCGATCATTTTTACCCTGTGGCTGGACAACAACTTATCCCGGTCATGGGGGCGGTGCGCTGGGAAAATCCCTCCTATCACTTAAGTAACATAACAAGACAGGAAGGAGGGCCAGCCAGCCACAAGTGCTCCCAGCCTACACTAGCTTCACACCATCACACAGCCTCCGCCAGGCACGTCCACACGCGCAAAATTGAAGTTGAGCGCAGAAGAGAAGAGTTTCCGTGTCACAAAAAGCTGTTAATGAATAACCGGCATTGTCATAAGGACTTTGATACTCAAACTGCTGATAagcatgatgataaaataagCAATGAACAGTGGGCTAAATATTACAATCCCTGA